One part of the Denticeps clupeoides chromosome 8, fDenClu1.1, whole genome shotgun sequence genome encodes these proteins:
- the ppm1ba gene encoding protein phosphatase 1B isoform X2 codes for MGAFLDKPKTEKHNAHGDGNGLRFGLSSMQGWRVEMEDAHTAVVGLPHGLDDWSFFGVYDGHAGSRVANYCSKHLLEHIITAGGTEELHRAGSPSPEAPAVEAVKSGIRSGFLKIDEHMRSFTDLRNGMDRSGSTAVAVMLSPEHLYFINCGDSRALLCRNAHVCFSTLDHKPCNPREKERIQNAGGSVMIQRVNGSLAVSRALGDYDYKCVDGKGPTEQLVSPEPEVFEIVRAPEDEFVLLACDGIWDVMSNEELCEFVSARLEVSEDLERVCNDVVDTCLHKGSRDNMSVVLVCLPNAPKVSEEAVKKDAELDKFLESRVEDIIEKAGEEGIPDLVHIMRILASESIPNLPPGGGLASKHSVIEAVYTRLNPHREEDGPSCII; via the exons ATGGGGGCATTTCTGGACAAACCGAAGACTGAGAAGCACAATGCTCATGGTGATGGAAATGGCTTGCGCTTTGGTCTGAGCAGCATGCAGGGCTGGCGGGTAGAGATGGAGGATGCCCACACTGCTGTGGTGGGCTTACCACATGGCCTGGATGACTGGTCCTTTTTTGGAGTTTACGATGGGCATGCTGGCTCTCGTGTGGCCAACTACTGTTCTAAACACTTGCTTGAACACATCATCACAGCCGGTGGCACAGAGGAACTTCATAGGGCTGGGTCACCATCTCCTGAAGCTCCAGCAGTCGAGGCAGTCAAGAGTGGCATTCGGTCAGGCTTCCTGAAAATCGATGAGCACATGCGCAGCTTCACGGACCTGCGCAATGGCATGGACCGCAGCGGTTCCACAGCAGTGGCTGTAATGCTGTCACCTGAGCACCTCTACTTCATCAACTGCGGCGACTCCCGTGCCCTGCTCTGCCGGAACGCCCATGTCTGCTTTTCAACGTTGGACCACAAGCCCTGCAACCCTCGCGAAAAAGAGCGCATCCAGAACGCTGGCGGCTCAGTCATGATCCAGCGCGTTAATGGCTCCCTGGCCGTCTCCCGTGCACTCGGTGACTATGACTACAAGTGTGTGGATGGAAAAGGCCCCACGGAGCAGCTGGTGTCGCCAGAGCCAGAGGTGTTTGAAATTGTGCGAGCCCCTGAGGATGAGTTTGTGTTGCTGGCCTGTGATGGGATCTGGGACGTGATGAGCAATGAGGAGCTTTGTGAGTTTGTCAGTGCCCGACTGGAGGTGTCTGAGGACCTGGAGAGGGTCTGCAATGATGTGGTGGACACCTGCCTGCATAAg ggaagTCGAGACAACATGAGTGTTGTCCTAGTGTGTTTGCCAAATGCTCCCAAAGTGTCAGAAGAAGCGGTAAAGAAAGATGCAGAATTGGATAAGTTCCTGGAGTCGCGTGTGGAAG ATATCATAGAGAAGGCAGGGGAGGAGGGCATTCCTGATCTGGTCCACATCATGAGAATTCTCGCCTCAGAAAGTATCCCTAACCTCCCACCAGGGGGAGGCCTCGCCAGCAA GCACAGTGTTATTGAAGCAGTGTACACCCGGCTGAACCCACACAGGGAAGAAGATGGG
- the ppm1ba gene encoding protein phosphatase 1B isoform X1 → MGAFLDKPKTEKHNAHGDGNGLRFGLSSMQGWRVEMEDAHTAVVGLPHGLDDWSFFGVYDGHAGSRVANYCSKHLLEHIITAGGTEELHRAGSPSPEAPAVEAVKSGIRSGFLKIDEHMRSFTDLRNGMDRSGSTAVAVMLSPEHLYFINCGDSRALLCRNAHVCFSTLDHKPCNPREKERIQNAGGSVMIQRVNGSLAVSRALGDYDYKCVDGKGPTEQLVSPEPEVFEIVRAPEDEFVLLACDGIWDVMSNEELCEFVSARLEVSEDLERVCNDVVDTCLHKGSRDNMSVVLVCLPNAPKVSEEAVKKDAELDKFLESRVEDIIEKAGEEGIPDLVHIMRILASESIPNLPPGGGLASKHSVIEAVYTRLNPHREEDGNVADLEDPW, encoded by the exons ATGGGGGCATTTCTGGACAAACCGAAGACTGAGAAGCACAATGCTCATGGTGATGGAAATGGCTTGCGCTTTGGTCTGAGCAGCATGCAGGGCTGGCGGGTAGAGATGGAGGATGCCCACACTGCTGTGGTGGGCTTACCACATGGCCTGGATGACTGGTCCTTTTTTGGAGTTTACGATGGGCATGCTGGCTCTCGTGTGGCCAACTACTGTTCTAAACACTTGCTTGAACACATCATCACAGCCGGTGGCACAGAGGAACTTCATAGGGCTGGGTCACCATCTCCTGAAGCTCCAGCAGTCGAGGCAGTCAAGAGTGGCATTCGGTCAGGCTTCCTGAAAATCGATGAGCACATGCGCAGCTTCACGGACCTGCGCAATGGCATGGACCGCAGCGGTTCCACAGCAGTGGCTGTAATGCTGTCACCTGAGCACCTCTACTTCATCAACTGCGGCGACTCCCGTGCCCTGCTCTGCCGGAACGCCCATGTCTGCTTTTCAACGTTGGACCACAAGCCCTGCAACCCTCGCGAAAAAGAGCGCATCCAGAACGCTGGCGGCTCAGTCATGATCCAGCGCGTTAATGGCTCCCTGGCCGTCTCCCGTGCACTCGGTGACTATGACTACAAGTGTGTGGATGGAAAAGGCCCCACGGAGCAGCTGGTGTCGCCAGAGCCAGAGGTGTTTGAAATTGTGCGAGCCCCTGAGGATGAGTTTGTGTTGCTGGCCTGTGATGGGATCTGGGACGTGATGAGCAATGAGGAGCTTTGTGAGTTTGTCAGTGCCCGACTGGAGGTGTCTGAGGACCTGGAGAGGGTCTGCAATGATGTGGTGGACACCTGCCTGCATAAg ggaagTCGAGACAACATGAGTGTTGTCCTAGTGTGTTTGCCAAATGCTCCCAAAGTGTCAGAAGAAGCGGTAAAGAAAGATGCAGAATTGGATAAGTTCCTGGAGTCGCGTGTGGAAG ATATCATAGAGAAGGCAGGGGAGGAGGGCATTCCTGATCTGGTCCACATCATGAGAATTCTCGCCTCAGAAAGTATCCCTAACCTCCCACCAGGGGGAGGCCTCGCCAGCAA GCACAGTGTTATTGAAGCAGTGTACACCCGGCTGAACCCACACAGGGAAGAAGATGGG
- the ppm1ba gene encoding protein phosphatase 1B isoform X3, protein MGAFLDKPKTEKHNAHGDGNGLRFGLSSMQGWRVEMEDAHTAVVGLPHGLDDWSFFGVYDGHAGSRVANYCSKHLLEHIITAGGTEELHRAGSPSPEAPAVEAVKSGIRSGFLKIDEHMRSFTDLRNGMDRSGSTAVAVMLSPEHLYFINCGDSRALLCRNAHVCFSTLDHKPCNPREKERIQNAGGSVMIQRVNGSLAVSRALGDYDYKCVDGKGPTEQLVSPEPEVFEIVRAPEDEFVLLACDGIWDVMSNEELCEFVSARLEVSEDLERVCNDVVDTCLHKGSRDNMSVVLVCLPNAPKVSEEAVKKDAELDKFLESRVEDIIEKAGEEGIPDLVHIMRILASESIPNLPPGGGLASK, encoded by the exons ATGGGGGCATTTCTGGACAAACCGAAGACTGAGAAGCACAATGCTCATGGTGATGGAAATGGCTTGCGCTTTGGTCTGAGCAGCATGCAGGGCTGGCGGGTAGAGATGGAGGATGCCCACACTGCTGTGGTGGGCTTACCACATGGCCTGGATGACTGGTCCTTTTTTGGAGTTTACGATGGGCATGCTGGCTCTCGTGTGGCCAACTACTGTTCTAAACACTTGCTTGAACACATCATCACAGCCGGTGGCACAGAGGAACTTCATAGGGCTGGGTCACCATCTCCTGAAGCTCCAGCAGTCGAGGCAGTCAAGAGTGGCATTCGGTCAGGCTTCCTGAAAATCGATGAGCACATGCGCAGCTTCACGGACCTGCGCAATGGCATGGACCGCAGCGGTTCCACAGCAGTGGCTGTAATGCTGTCACCTGAGCACCTCTACTTCATCAACTGCGGCGACTCCCGTGCCCTGCTCTGCCGGAACGCCCATGTCTGCTTTTCAACGTTGGACCACAAGCCCTGCAACCCTCGCGAAAAAGAGCGCATCCAGAACGCTGGCGGCTCAGTCATGATCCAGCGCGTTAATGGCTCCCTGGCCGTCTCCCGTGCACTCGGTGACTATGACTACAAGTGTGTGGATGGAAAAGGCCCCACGGAGCAGCTGGTGTCGCCAGAGCCAGAGGTGTTTGAAATTGTGCGAGCCCCTGAGGATGAGTTTGTGTTGCTGGCCTGTGATGGGATCTGGGACGTGATGAGCAATGAGGAGCTTTGTGAGTTTGTCAGTGCCCGACTGGAGGTGTCTGAGGACCTGGAGAGGGTCTGCAATGATGTGGTGGACACCTGCCTGCATAAg ggaagTCGAGACAACATGAGTGTTGTCCTAGTGTGTTTGCCAAATGCTCCCAAAGTGTCAGAAGAAGCGGTAAAGAAAGATGCAGAATTGGATAAGTTCCTGGAGTCGCGTGTGGAAG ATATCATAGAGAAGGCAGGGGAGGAGGGCATTCCTGATCTGGTCCACATCATGAGAATTCTCGCCTCAGAAAGTATCCCTAACCTCCCACCAGGGGGAGGCCTCGCCAGCAAGTAa